AACCTGTTGGGCGTACAGCACGATTCCGACAACCGCGAAGATCAGTGCGATCGCCATGATGAACTGAAATCCGTCCGGAGATCGCGCCCGATCCAGATAGTAACCTGCCGACAGAGCCGCGGCGGTTGATACGACGGACATAATCCCATTCCTCAAACCAAAATAACGACCGCGCTCCTCCGACAGGACCGTGTCTCCCATCAGAGAGACCCAGGCCGGACCTGTACCCACCTGTAGCAAACCCGAAATGGCGATCAGTCCAATCAGGACCTGCGCGGGACGAGAAAAATCCATCCACGGAAGAAACACGGCCACGGCCCACATCCCGCGACCAAAGGCGGTCATGGTTTGAATGTATAGGATTCGATTTCGTACCCGCGCCGCCCACCACGTCACGAGCGGACCAAACACTTGAATCAAAAACGGCATGCTGGCGGCCGCGGCGATCTCTAACGGGGTTGCGCCGAGAGCGAGTAGATAGCCGGTCAGGACGGACCCGCTCGTCCATGTCATAAAGACCATCGTGAAAGCGCCCTCGACAATCGACGCTCGCAAGGAACGCCGTCGAAGAGCCAGAAAATCGGGCCGCGAAAGCGGTAAGGGAACCGGCGCGGACTGCTCAGACCCGCGAGCCTCTTCTATAAAAACTTTCATGACGGGGCCGGGGAATCCACGGAGTGCGCCAGACGCCGATTCAACACATCCTTGATGACGCGGGCCAGTTGGGGTCCGATCCCTGGGAGCGCGGCGATGTCCGACTCGCTCGCCCTCGCCAGGCGCGTCACAGAACCGAAATGCTTTAGCAGCAATTCCTTGCGTTTCTCGCCTACCCCTTCGATCTCGTCCAGGAGGGAATCCCGGATTCGCCGCGCCCTGACGCGTCGATGATAGTCCAACGCAAAACGGTGCGCTTCATCCCGAATCTGCTGGAGCACGCGCAATCCCATGGAGTTGCGCGGAAGCCGAACGGGCCCGGCGGAGAGTGCGGGATCCACGTGAAGCTCCTCGAAACGCTTCGCCAGGCCTGCCGTCGGCACGTGGCCTAGTCCCAACGCTGCCAATTCAGCGCGGGCCGCATTCAACTGGGTCACGCCGCCGTCGACCAAGATCAGGTCCGGCAACGCAAGGCCCTCCTGGCAAACGCGTGTATACCTGCGGCGGATCACTTCCGCCATCATCGCCGGGTCGTCGATGCCCAAAACGGTTTTGATTCGGAAGCGGCGGTATCGATTTCGGGCCGGAATCCCGTCCACGGCAACCACCATGCTGCCGACTGCATAAGTGCCGGAGATGTTCGAAATGTCAAAACATTCGATGACGCGGGGCGGAGCATTGAGGTTCAGCGCAATCCGCAAATCCTGCAGGCCGGCTTTGGCGTCCTCGGGCTTCAAATGGAGCTGGCCTGTGCCCCGGGCGCGCTCCCGTATCGCTCGCCGCAGCAAAAGCAACGTGTCGCGAAGCGCGGCCGCCTCCTCGTAATCCATGCGCTCAGCGGCGTCCCGCATTTGGGCTTCCAACTCACCCAGGAGTTCCGGTCGCTCGCCTCGCAAAAAAGAAATCGCCTCCATGACACGCCGCCGATACTCCTCCGCGGACACCGCCCCGATGCAGGGCGCGCTGCAAAAACGAACGATATCTGCATGGCAATGTTTGTGGTCGTCGGGGCCAGGGATCCGGGGACGGCACTCGCGGATTCCGAATCGGCGCTGCACGAAGTCCAGCGCGGTACGAGCAGCCCGAGAGCTGGCGTAAGGTCCGAAATAGAGGGCGCCGTCCCTGCGGTCAATTCGGCAAAGCTCGAACCGCGGCCAGGGATCATCCAAATGGATCCTCAAGAGCAGAAAACGCTTGTCATCCCGGAAGTAGACGTTGTACCGCGGACGGTACTCCTTGATCATCCGCCCCTCGGTGAGGATCGCCTCGGCCTCGGATCGGACGGGGATGACATCGAAGTCCGCAATTCCACGAATAAGGCCCCTCAGTTTGGGGTCTGCGCTGCGCAGGGTGGCTCGCTGAAAGTAGTGGCGCACCCGGTTGCGAAGGGATGACGCCTTTCCGACATAGATGATTTGCCCGTGCTTGTCCCGCATGATGTAGACGCCGGGCTGGTCCGGTAGTGTCTGAAGCTTCTGCTTGATGGCGTCGGGCAACTCCATGTGTCTACCCTACCAAATCCGCCGCCGCATGACGCAAGGTTCCCTACTGGTACCGCGTTGCACATTTTTTTCTTTTGCATGCCCCATCGGTCGTTAGTAATACAGGCCGATTTGTGCCGCCATGAATTTTGAAAACACATCCGCTCCTCCCAAGCCCGCGCATTTCATCCGCGAAATTATTGCGCGGGACGTGGCGATGGGCAACCAGGGCAGCCCGGTGGTCACCCGGTTCCCCCCCGAGCCCAATGGCTACCTCCACATCGGTCATGCCAAAGCCATCTGCCTCGATTTTGGCATGGCGAAGGAATTCGGTGGCCGTTGCCATTTGCGGATGGACGACACCAACCCGACCAAGGAATCGATGGAATACGTCGAAAGCATCAAGACGGATGTCCGCTGGCTTGGCTGGGATTGGGGCGAGCATTTTTACTACTCCGCCCACTATTTCGAGCGGATGTACGAGGTCGCCTGTAAACTGATCCTCCGCGGCAAGGCCTACGTCTGCGAGCTTTCCCAGGAAGAGTGGAAAGAATACCGTGGGGTGCCGACGAGGCCCGGTAAGGAGAGCCCTTTCCGCAACCGCCCGCCGGAAGAGAGCCTGGCGCTTTTCCAGAGGATGCGCGCCGGTGAATTTCCTGATGGATCGCTCTGCCTCCGCGCCAAAATCGATATGGCCTCGCCGAATCTGCACATGCGAGACCCGGTCATTTATCGAATCCTTCGCGAACCTCATTACCTGACGGGAACCCAATGGTGCATTTACCCCACCTATGATTTTGCGCATCCCCTTGAAGACGCATTTGAGGGCGTAACCCATTCTCTCTGCACCCTTGAATTCGAGGTGCACCGGCCTCTTTACGACTGGGTCATCGATCAGCTCGAAGACCTGCGGGTGCGTCCGAAACAGATCGAGTTCGCGCGGCTCAACCTGTCCTACACGGTCATGAGCAAGCGCAAGTTGCTCGAATTGGTCCAGAGCGGCAAGGTCAGCGGGTGGGATGACCCTCGAATGCCGACCCTCTGCGGACTCCGGCGCCGCGGCGTGCCGCCCGAGGCCATCCGCGCCTTCCTCGAGGAAATCGGTATCACCAAATACGAGAGTCTCACCGATATCGCCTTGTTCGAACACTTTATCCGGGAATCATTGAACAAGACAGCGCTGCGCCGGATGGCCGTATTTGATCCTCTGCTTGTCGAAATTGAAAATGCGAGAGAGATCCCGGCTTCTGTAGAAGGCGCAAACAATCCCGAAGACCCCTCCGCAGGCACCCGTCGCATCCCATTTGCCCCCCGGCTATGGATCGAGCGCGAAGACTTCATGGAAAATCCGCCCGCCAAATATTTCCGACTCTCGCCGGGGAACTCGGTGCGCCTTCGATATGCGGGCTTTCTAACCTGCACCGGCGTCCGAAAATCGCAAGACGGTCAGGTGGAATCGCTCGTCTGCCGCTGGAGCCCGCCAAGCGCGGATCTGAAAGTCAAGGCGACCATCCACTGGGTGCCGGAATCCGCCCCGTCGTGCGAGGTCCGGCTGTACGACCGGCTGTTTACGGTCGAGGAGCCCGACGCCGACGAGACAAAAAATTTCATGGAATTCCTGAACCCGGACTCCCTTCGCGTTGCGTCCGCCCGTGTCGAACCGGCGCTGCTCGACGCAGGGGCGGGAGATCGATTCCAATTCGAGCGAATCGGTTACTTCACAGCGGACATTGTGGATTCAAAACCGGGCGCCCCGGTCTTCAACCGGACAGTTACACTAAAGGACACCTGGGCGAAAATCGCGAAATAACCGCGGATTAGCCGCCGCTCTTGTCGATCCATTTCAGCAGTTCGTCTTTGTCCATCGCGCCAACCTTGGAATCAACACGCTGACCGCGATGAAAGAGAATGAGGGTCGGAATGGCTTCGATTTGGTACTGCTCGGCCAGGGCGCGATTGTTGTCCACGTTGACTTTCGCGATGGTCAGCGATCCGGCTCTTTCCTTCGCCACATCCGCCAGAATGGGATTCATGTACCGGCAGGGAGGGCACCATTCCGCCCAAAAATCCACAAGAACCAATCCCTCCGCCTGGCTGACGAGGTTTTCCAGTGCCGCCGGCGATTCAATCGTGACAATCTGCGCCTCCACCCCCTGTTTCAGGGTGCTGCGCGACTCCGGCTCTTGCCGGATATCTCCGCTGCAGCCTGCGAAGGCCAGAATAATCGGCAGACTACAAGCTGCAAATCGCACATGCATCCTCATGGTGTCCTCCTTGTAGAAACAATTTTTTCCAGCACGTCGCCCCGTTTCGGGGAACCATCGAGGACTTCGGCATATGCCGCGAAATCCTTAATGGCCACAATGCGAATCCGGCCCGAAACGTCCCCGGGGACGCGATCAATTACATTTCCCGTCACGGGATCAGTAATCGCGCGCGGTCCTTTTCGGACAAGGTATTCGTCGCCAACCCGAACGCCAACATTCTTCCCGCCATTTACCACAACCTTGCCATCTACCAGATCCGCAACCCGCGGCTCCCAAGGCCGGCGGGGCAGGTCAAACACAATCCTCTTGACCGCCCGTTCAAGCGCCGCTTCCGTCGCCCTGCCCAAGGGGGTCCGAAAAAACGCATCTCCTCCGAACTGGATCCCACGGTAGTTAACATCGCCACCCCATCCCCCTGCTCTCGCAAAGCCTTCCGCCCGCACCGAGCTGATCACTTCACCCGTCTCAACCTCCATCACGGTCAGCACAAGCGCAACACGGGCTTCCTGCCCGCGTCCTCGGATGGCCGCATCGCGGGTGCCGAACCACCCAGATGTGTCGCCAGTCACCGTGAAATCCGTCACGACTCCGCGAATCAAATATTCAGCGTTTTTGAGCCGTCCCCTCTCCACCCGACCTTCGGAGCGAAAAAACGATTCGCCCTGACGGACAAGTTCTCCAACCACATCCCCCAGCTTTCTCCGTTCGAGAACGATTACACGGTCCGACGCGACCAGCCGGTTGACCAACAGGTCGGCCATCCCCGAACCGAGATTCCACTGCCCGCTGAAACCGGAGCGGTTTTCAAAATCCGTCACCGCGACAACGGGCTTGAGGACTTCCTCCCGCCGCCAGAATCCCGCGCTTGATCCGCCCGGCGGAGCTGCACACCCTGCGCTCAGCAAGACGAAGCCGATGATTGTCCACGGCAGCCGCACAAGGTCAGGCCCTCGGCATGAACCGGCGCACGGCGTCCAGCAAGTCTTCCGCATAGAAGGGCTTGTGCAACAGCTTCCGCACGTTTGGGAACTGCCGCATTTCCTCTTCCTCGATTGAGGGATCGTCGGCAAACACGATCACCGGCGTGCGAATGCCTTCAGCCGCCATCAGCATCAAAAGGCCCGCGCCATTGAAGCCGGGCATCCACATGTCGAGCAACATCCCCTTGCAGGCTGGGTCCCGTAGAATCGCGTATGCCTCATCCGCGCCGCGCGCCGTCCTCACGCTGTATCCCTCGCGCTCCAGGATTTCGCGGCAAAACTGGATCAGGGCATGCTCATCATCACAAATGAGGATCATCAGAGCCGCTCCTCGGAGGGCAATCTACAACTCTGCGGGGGAAATGTCACGCAGCGGTACCCGGCGAACGGGCGCTGCGATCTATTGATTTTTTTCGCCCGCAGAAGGCTTCTGGCCTTTGAGGGCCTTCGCGCGCTCCTTGCGGCGCTTCTCCCTTCGCTTGCGGGCCTTGCGTTTGACGCGAACTCGAAGTTGTTGTCCCATAGTGGGTTCGGATGTAGCAAACCGGTGATGCCGGAGCAAGGAGCTTTTGGCCGGGCGCTGCAACAGTTGGATGATCCGGCGATCGAGTTTTTCCATTCTCTGGAAAAACGGCGGTGATCGGCTTCCATGGAATGGAATTTACACCCCATGGAAATTTTCGGGCCCTCCGCTCGTGAAATAAATCGCACCACCCTTGCGGAACACGGACCCCATGGGCAGAAACTTTGAGCCGGTGTGACGTGACCCCGAGCTGTGCGGCAGAAAAAATCCAGGATAGACCGGTTTCAGCTCTTATTTAGGCTCTTAGGATTTCCACTTGATGGAGCAGCCAAGTGGATTGGTATTCGGATTCGGGACCGGCTTTCCGGCGAGAATGGCCTCAAGCGCGTCCCGCAAATCCCGTCGTTTTACGGCCGCGGGGTCCTTCCAATTGTCGTCGATCCGCCCTTCATAGGCGATTTTACCATCAACCACCACGAAAATATGAGGCGTGCAGACCGCGCCGTACGCCTTCGCCACTTCCTGGGTTTCATCGCGGAGATACGGAAAATTGAATCCACGTGCCGCCGCGCGCTCTTTCATTTTGTCGAAGCTGTCCTCTGGATAATTCACGGCGTCGTTCGGATTGATCGCCGCGAAGGCGACGCCGCGAGGCGCGAAATCTCGAACGATTTCGATAAAACGGTCCTCATACGCCTTCGCGTAGGGGCAATGATTGCAGGTGAAACTAATCACAACCGCCTTCCGGCCCGCGGCAAGCTCCTTGAGCGAATACGTCTTCCCGTCCGTCGCCGGAAGAGAAAAGTCGGGGGCCGGCGCGCCGATCGGCAACGTATCGGGTCCACTTTCAGTTATCAGCGGCATAGGTCCATCTCCTTCTTGATGAACAGCCAGTTTCCCACCCGCGAGAAGAGCGGTCAAGCGCGCCCGCAAGGTGAGCGTCGCGCTGGCGGATTCGACAGGATTTGATTAGTTTTTTGGCCGATGGGGATCCGTCAAAAATCACGAGTCGCGCCTACCTCATCGCCAGGAGAAGAAATCGCCCGGGATCGGCGGACCTCCGCGGCGCGGATCCGCATATCTGCCGAAGGCGCCCCGGCCGGAATCCAACGGCTCGCGCTCCGAAAACTCGCGCGATTTTTCCTCGAGAGGGCCGGTCTGAAAAACGTTCTGGAAGAATTATCCGTGGTTTTGACAGGCGACGCCGCCATCGCACGCATCAACGAGCAATACTTGTCCCATTCGGGCCCGACGGACGTCATCACCTTTCGGTTGGAACCGCCGCCCGGCGCCGGGCGCCCGGTCGG
The genomic region above belongs to Kiritimatiellia bacterium and contains:
- the trxA gene encoding thioredoxin, whose product is MRMHVRFAACSLPIILAFAGCSGDIRQEPESRSTLKQGVEAQIVTIESPAALENLVSQAEGLVLVDFWAEWCPPCRYMNPILADVAKERAGSLTIAKVNVDNNRALAEQYQIEAIPTLILFHRGQRVDSKVGAMDKDELLKWIDKSGG
- a CDS encoding response regulator produces the protein MILICDDEHALIQFCREILEREGYSVRTARGADEAYAILRDPACKGMLLDMWMPGFNGAGLLMLMAAEGIRTPVIVFADDPSIEEEEMRQFPNVRKLLHKPFYAEDLLDAVRRFMPRA
- a CDS encoding CsgG/HfaB family protein, with the translated sequence MRLPWTIIGFVLLSAGCAAPPGGSSAGFWRREEVLKPVVAVTDFENRSGFSGQWNLGSGMADLLVNRLVASDRVIVLERRKLGDVVGELVRQGESFFRSEGRVERGRLKNAEYLIRGVVTDFTVTGDTSGWFGTRDAAIRGRGQEARVALVLTVMEVETGEVISSVRAEGFARAGGWGGDVNYRGIQFGGDAFFRTPLGRATEAALERAVKRIVFDLPRRPWEPRVADLVDGKVVVNGGKNVGVRVGDEYLVRKGPRAITDPVTGNVIDRVPGDVSGRIRIVAIKDFAAYAEVLDGSPKRGDVLEKIVSTRRTP
- the ybeY gene encoding rRNA maturation RNase YbeY; this translates as MGIRQKSRVAPTSSPGEEIARDRRTSAARIRISAEGAPAGIQRLALRKLARFFLERAGLKNVLEELSVVLTGDAAIARINEQYLSHSGPTDVITFRLEPPPGAGRPVGEIYLNAELALREANRRNISPNRELAWYLAHGIHHLTGADDETPAARTRMHRVEQLWIHAASRVGLVSPIWNRKGNHEF
- a CDS encoding thioredoxin family protein, producing the protein MPLITESGPDTLPIGAPAPDFSLPATDGKTYSLKELAAGRKAVVISFTCNHCPYAKAYEDRFIEIVRDFAPRGVAFAAINPNDAVNYPEDSFDKMKERAAARGFNFPYLRDETQEVAKAYGAVCTPHIFVVVDGKIAYEGRIDDNWKDPAAVKRRDLRDALEAILAGKPVPNPNTNPLGCSIKWKS
- a CDS encoding glutamine--tRNA ligase/YqeY domain fusion protein produces the protein MNFENTSAPPKPAHFIREIIARDVAMGNQGSPVVTRFPPEPNGYLHIGHAKAICLDFGMAKEFGGRCHLRMDDTNPTKESMEYVESIKTDVRWLGWDWGEHFYYSAHYFERMYEVACKLILRGKAYVCELSQEEWKEYRGVPTRPGKESPFRNRPPEESLALFQRMRAGEFPDGSLCLRAKIDMASPNLHMRDPVIYRILREPHYLTGTQWCIYPTYDFAHPLEDAFEGVTHSLCTLEFEVHRPLYDWVIDQLEDLRVRPKQIEFARLNLSYTVMSKRKLLELVQSGKVSGWDDPRMPTLCGLRRRGVPPEAIRAFLEEIGITKYESLTDIALFEHFIRESLNKTALRRMAVFDPLLVEIENAREIPASVEGANNPEDPSAGTRRIPFAPRLWIEREDFMENPPAKYFRLSPGNSVRLRYAGFLTCTGVRKSQDGQVESLVCRWSPPSADLKVKATIHWVPESAPSCEVRLYDRLFTVEEPDADETKNFMEFLNPDSLRVASARVEPALLDAGAGDRFQFERIGYFTADIVDSKPGAPVFNRTVTLKDTWAKIAK
- a CDS encoding excinuclease ABC subunit UvrC, whose protein sequence is MELPDAIKQKLQTLPDQPGVYIMRDKHGQIIYVGKASSLRNRVRHYFQRATLRSADPKLRGLIRGIADFDVIPVRSEAEAILTEGRMIKEYRPRYNVYFRDDKRFLLLRIHLDDPWPRFELCRIDRRDGALYFGPYASSRAARTALDFVQRRFGIRECRPRIPGPDDHKHCHADIVRFCSAPCIGAVSAEEYRRRVMEAISFLRGERPELLGELEAQMRDAAERMDYEEAAALRDTLLLLRRAIRERARGTGQLHLKPEDAKAGLQDLRIALNLNAPPRVIECFDISNISGTYAVGSMVVAVDGIPARNRYRRFRIKTVLGIDDPAMMAEVIRRRYTRVCQEGLALPDLILVDGGVTQLNAARAELAALGLGHVPTAGLAKRFEELHVDPALSAGPVRLPRNSMGLRVLQQIRDEAHRFALDYHRRVRARRIRDSLLDEIEGVGEKRKELLLKHFGSVTRLARASESDIAALPGIGPQLARVIKDVLNRRLAHSVDSPAPS